From one Amaranthus tricolor cultivar Red isolate AtriRed21 chromosome 17, ASM2621246v1, whole genome shotgun sequence genomic stretch:
- the LOC130804676 gene encoding valine--tRNA ligase, chloroplastic/mitochondrial 2 isoform X1 yields the protein MALLTSPSFLSPCSIRRFRPLFLFPHRFIFRVSSLHLRPRPFSVSASLNGVFISPQEAKSFDFDMEERIYSWWESQGYFKPNLDRGGESFVIPMPPPNVTGSLHMGHAMFVTLEDVMVRYHRMKGRPTLWIPGTDHAGIATQLVVEKMLASEGIKRADLSRDEFVNHVWKWKEKYGGTITNQIKRLGASCDWTREHFTLDERLSRAVIEAFVRLHEKGLIYQGSYMVNWSPNLQTAVSDLEVEYSEEPGYLYHIKYRVAGGSRDDYLTIATTRPETLFGDTAIAVNPEDERYAKYIGCQAIVPMTCGRHVPIIADKLVDREFGTGVLKISPGHDHNDYLLARKIGLPILNVMNKDGTLNEVAGLYSGLDRFEAREKLWEDLTESGLALKKEPHTLRVPRSQRGGEIIEPLVSKQWFVTMEPLAEKALHAVETGDLTIMPDRFQKIYNHWLSNIKDWCISRQLWWGHRIPVWYIVGKDSEEEYIVARNTEEALDIAQKKYGKDAEIYQDPDVLDTWFSSALWPFSTLGWPDVSDEDFKRFYPTTMLETGHDILFFWVARMVMMGIEFTGNVPFRYVYLHGLIRDSQGRKMSKTLGNVIDPVDTIKEFGTDALRFALALGTAGQDLNLSTERLSANKAFTNKLWNAGKFILQNLPNESDLIAWKTVRAYEFDKEESLLKLRLPENWVVSKLHMLIDTVTSSYDKFYFGDVAREAYDFFWGDFADWYIEASKARLYQSVDNSLSCAAQAVLLYVFENILKILHPFMPFVTEALWQAIPNQKEPLIISSWPSTSLPSHSNMIKRFENFQALTRAIRNVRAEYSVEPVKRISATIVANLDVIEYISEEKEVLALLSKLDLQALNFAESVPEDANQSVHLVASEGLEAYLPLADMVDVSAEMQRLEKRLVKMEGEYKGIRARLDSPKFLEKAPQEIVSATQEKADEMEEKINLTKNRIAFLKSTALMTQAV from the exons ATGGCGTTACTTACCAGTCCTTCCTTCCTCTCACCTTGCTCCATTCGCAGATTCAGACCTCTATTTCTCTTTCCTCATCGCTTTATCTTTAGAGTCTCTTCTCTTCATTTAAGGCCTCGCCCTTTCTCCG TGTCAGCTTCGCTGAATGGCGTATTTATTTCTCCGCAGGAAGCCAAATCGTTTGACTTTGATATGGAGGAGCGCATTTACAGTTG GTGGGAATCTCAAGGATATTTCAAACCAAACCTGGATCGTGGAGGTGAATCTTTTGTTATTCCGATGCCTCCACCTAATGTTACTGGGTCATTGCATATGGGGCATGCAATGTTTGTAACACTTGAG GATGTTATGGTTAGATACCATCGCATGAAGGGAAGACCTACACTTTGGATTCCTGGCACTGATCATGCGGGCATTGCTACTCAG TTGGTTGTGGAAAAAATGCTTGCTTCAGAAGGTATAAAAAGAGCTGACTTAAGCAGAGACGAGTTTGTTAATCATGTTTGGAAGTGGAAGGAAAA GTATGGTGGAACCattacaaatcaaatcaagagaCTTGGAGCTTCTTGTGATTGGACACGAGAGCATTTTACACTTGATGAGAGACTAAGTC GGGCTGTGATTGAAGCTTTTGTAAGGCTCCATGAGAAAGGCCTTATATACCAAG GTTCATACATGGTGAATTGGTCTCCTAATCTCCAAACAGCTGTTTCAGACTTG GAAGTAGAGTATTCTGAAGAACCTGGATATCTCTATCATATTAAGTACCGTGTGGCTGGAGGTTCAAG GGATGACTATCTGACAATTGCAACAACAAGGCCAGAAACTCTATTTGGCGATACAGCTATTGCAGTGAATCCTGAG GATGAAAGGTATGCAAAATATATAGGTTGTCAGGCAATTGTCCCTATGACATGTGGTCGTCATGTCCCAATCATTGCAGATAAG CTAGTTGATAGAGAATTTGGGACTGGTGTCCTGAAGATAAGCCCAGGGCATGATCACAATGATTATCTACTCGCTAGAAAGATTGGTCTTCCAATACTTAATGTTATGAACAAAGATGGAACGTTGAATGAAGTTGCTGGACTATATTC TGGCCTTGATCGTTTTGAGGCGAGGGAAAAGCTTTGGGAGGATCTTACAGAAAGTGGCCTAGCTTTGAAAAAGGAACCCCACACCTTACGAGTTCCTAGGTCTCAAAGAGGTGGAGAA ATAATTGAGCCACTTGTTAGCAAGCAATGGTTTGTAACTATGGAGCCACTAGCAGAAAAAGCTCTTCATGCTGTTGAAACAGGAGATCTGACCATCATGCCTGATAGATTTCAGAAG atatataatcATTGGCTATCAAATATAAAGGATTGGTGTATAAGTCGGCAATTGTGGTGGGGACACCGCATACCAGTTTGGTATATCGTCGGAAAAGATTCTGAAGAAGAATATATAGTTGCGAGGAATACAGAGGAGGCACTTGATATTGCTCAGAAAAAGTATGGAAAAGATGCCGAAATATATCAGGATCCAGATGTTCTAGATACTTGGTTTTCAAG TGCTTTATGGCCTTTCAGCACACTGGGATGGCCTGATGTATCAGATGAggattttaaaaggttttatcCAACAACAATGCTTGAAACAGG GCATGACATACTCTTCTTTTGGGTGGCAAGAATGGTTATGATGGGAATTGAGTTTACAGGAAATGTACCTTTTCGTTATGTGTACTTACATGGCCTGATTCGAGACTCTCAA GGGAGAAAGATGTCTAAAACACTGGGAAATGTAATTGATCCAGTTGACACGATCAAAGAGTTTGGAACTGATGCATTACGATTTGCACTTGCATTGGGAACTGCTGGTCAG GACCTTAATTTGTCTACCGAAAGATTGAGTGCAAACAAGGCTTTTACAAACAAACTGTGGAATGCTGGAAAGTTTATCCTGCAAAATTTGCCAAACGAAAGTGATCTTATTGCTTGGAAAACTGTGCGTGCTTATGAG TTTGATAAAGAAGAGTCTTTGCTCAAGTTGCGGTTGCCAGAGAATTGGGTG gTTTCAAAGCTTCATATGCTCATTGACACAGTAACTTCAAGTTACGACAAATTCTACTTTGGAGATGTTGCACGAGAAGCTTATGATTTCTTTTGGGGAGATTTTGCTGATTG GTACATAGAAGCTAGTAAAGCTCGCCTCTATCAGTCCGTAGATAACTCTTTAAGCTGTGCAGCGCAAGCAGTGCTTTTGTATGTTTTTGAGAACATATTGAAAATTCTGCATCCCTTCATGCCCTTCGTCACTGAGGCACTTTGGCAG GCAATACCCAACCAGAAAGAGCCTCTTATCATATCTTCGTGGCCTAGTACTTCACTTCCTTCACATTCAAACATGATAAAAAGATTCGAGAATTTTCAGGCTTTG ACAAGGGCTATTCGTAATGTGCGAGCAGAGTACTCTGTTGAGCCTGTAAAACGGATTTCTGCAACTATTGTTGCGAACCTCGATGTTATTGAATACATCTCT GAAGAAAAAGAAGTTCTAGCTCTTCTCTCCAAGTTGGACTTGCAAGCTTTGAATTTTGCAGAATCTGTTCCAG AAGATGCAAATCAGTCAGTTCACCTTGTTGCTAGTGAAGGTCTAGAAGCATATCTTCCTCTTGCTGATATGGTAGATGTCTCCGCTGAAATGCAGCGGCTTGAGAAGCGTCTTGTTAAGATGGAAGGCGAGTATAAAGGGATTAGAGCTCGCCTTGATTCTCCAAAG TTTTTGGAGAAAGCTCCGCAAGAAATAGTCTCTGCCACTCAAGAAAAGGCTGATGAAATGGAAGAGAAGATAAATCTGACCAAAAATCGTATAGCATTCCTCAAATCAACAGCATTGATGACACAAGCAGTGTA G
- the LOC130804676 gene encoding valine--tRNA ligase, chloroplastic/mitochondrial 2 isoform X2, which produces MALLTSPSFLSPCSIRRFRPLFLFPHRFIFRVSSLHLRPRPFSVSASLNGVFISPQEAKSFDFDMEERIYSWWESQGYFKPNLDRGGESFVIPMPPPNVTGSLHMGHAMFVTLEDVMVRYHRMKGRPTLWIPGTDHAGIATQLVVEKMLASEGIKRADLSRDEFVNHVWKWKEKYGGTITNQIKRLGASCDWTREHFTLDERLSRAVIEAFVRLHEKGLIYQGSYMVNWSPNLQTAVSDLEVEYSEEPGYLYHIKYRVAGGSRDDYLTIATTRPETLFGDTAIAVNPEDERYAKYIGCQAIVPMTCGRHVPIIADKLVDREFGTGVLKISPGHDHNDYLLARKIGLPILNVMNKDGTLNEVAGLYSGLDRFEAREKLWEDLTESGLALKKEPHTLRVPRSQRGGEIIEPLVSKQWFVTMEPLAEKALHAVETGDLTIMPDRFQKIYNHWLSNIKDWCISRQLWWGHRIPVWYIVGKDSEEEYIVARNTEEALDIAQKKYGKDAEIYQDPDVLDTWFSSALWPFSTLGWPDVSDEDFKRFYPTTMLETGHDILFFWVARMVMMGIEFTGNVPFRYVYLHGLIRDSQGRKMSKTLGNVIDPVDTIKEFGTDALRFALALGTAGQDLNLSTERLSANKAFTNKLWNAGKFILQNLPNESDLIAWKTVRAYEFDKEESLLKLRLPENWVVSKLHMLIDTVTSSYDKFYFGDVAREAYDFFWGDFADWYIEASKARLYQSVDNSLSCAAQAVLLYVFENILKILHPFMPFVTEALWQAIPNQKEPLIISSWPSTSLPSHSNMIKRFENFQALTRAIRNVRAEYSVEPVKRISATIVANLDVIEYISEEKEVLALLSKLDLQALNFAESVPEDANQSVHLVASEGLEAYLPLADMVDVSAEMQRLEKRLVKMEGEYKGIRARLDSPKV; this is translated from the exons ATGGCGTTACTTACCAGTCCTTCCTTCCTCTCACCTTGCTCCATTCGCAGATTCAGACCTCTATTTCTCTTTCCTCATCGCTTTATCTTTAGAGTCTCTTCTCTTCATTTAAGGCCTCGCCCTTTCTCCG TGTCAGCTTCGCTGAATGGCGTATTTATTTCTCCGCAGGAAGCCAAATCGTTTGACTTTGATATGGAGGAGCGCATTTACAGTTG GTGGGAATCTCAAGGATATTTCAAACCAAACCTGGATCGTGGAGGTGAATCTTTTGTTATTCCGATGCCTCCACCTAATGTTACTGGGTCATTGCATATGGGGCATGCAATGTTTGTAACACTTGAG GATGTTATGGTTAGATACCATCGCATGAAGGGAAGACCTACACTTTGGATTCCTGGCACTGATCATGCGGGCATTGCTACTCAG TTGGTTGTGGAAAAAATGCTTGCTTCAGAAGGTATAAAAAGAGCTGACTTAAGCAGAGACGAGTTTGTTAATCATGTTTGGAAGTGGAAGGAAAA GTATGGTGGAACCattacaaatcaaatcaagagaCTTGGAGCTTCTTGTGATTGGACACGAGAGCATTTTACACTTGATGAGAGACTAAGTC GGGCTGTGATTGAAGCTTTTGTAAGGCTCCATGAGAAAGGCCTTATATACCAAG GTTCATACATGGTGAATTGGTCTCCTAATCTCCAAACAGCTGTTTCAGACTTG GAAGTAGAGTATTCTGAAGAACCTGGATATCTCTATCATATTAAGTACCGTGTGGCTGGAGGTTCAAG GGATGACTATCTGACAATTGCAACAACAAGGCCAGAAACTCTATTTGGCGATACAGCTATTGCAGTGAATCCTGAG GATGAAAGGTATGCAAAATATATAGGTTGTCAGGCAATTGTCCCTATGACATGTGGTCGTCATGTCCCAATCATTGCAGATAAG CTAGTTGATAGAGAATTTGGGACTGGTGTCCTGAAGATAAGCCCAGGGCATGATCACAATGATTATCTACTCGCTAGAAAGATTGGTCTTCCAATACTTAATGTTATGAACAAAGATGGAACGTTGAATGAAGTTGCTGGACTATATTC TGGCCTTGATCGTTTTGAGGCGAGGGAAAAGCTTTGGGAGGATCTTACAGAAAGTGGCCTAGCTTTGAAAAAGGAACCCCACACCTTACGAGTTCCTAGGTCTCAAAGAGGTGGAGAA ATAATTGAGCCACTTGTTAGCAAGCAATGGTTTGTAACTATGGAGCCACTAGCAGAAAAAGCTCTTCATGCTGTTGAAACAGGAGATCTGACCATCATGCCTGATAGATTTCAGAAG atatataatcATTGGCTATCAAATATAAAGGATTGGTGTATAAGTCGGCAATTGTGGTGGGGACACCGCATACCAGTTTGGTATATCGTCGGAAAAGATTCTGAAGAAGAATATATAGTTGCGAGGAATACAGAGGAGGCACTTGATATTGCTCAGAAAAAGTATGGAAAAGATGCCGAAATATATCAGGATCCAGATGTTCTAGATACTTGGTTTTCAAG TGCTTTATGGCCTTTCAGCACACTGGGATGGCCTGATGTATCAGATGAggattttaaaaggttttatcCAACAACAATGCTTGAAACAGG GCATGACATACTCTTCTTTTGGGTGGCAAGAATGGTTATGATGGGAATTGAGTTTACAGGAAATGTACCTTTTCGTTATGTGTACTTACATGGCCTGATTCGAGACTCTCAA GGGAGAAAGATGTCTAAAACACTGGGAAATGTAATTGATCCAGTTGACACGATCAAAGAGTTTGGAACTGATGCATTACGATTTGCACTTGCATTGGGAACTGCTGGTCAG GACCTTAATTTGTCTACCGAAAGATTGAGTGCAAACAAGGCTTTTACAAACAAACTGTGGAATGCTGGAAAGTTTATCCTGCAAAATTTGCCAAACGAAAGTGATCTTATTGCTTGGAAAACTGTGCGTGCTTATGAG TTTGATAAAGAAGAGTCTTTGCTCAAGTTGCGGTTGCCAGAGAATTGGGTG gTTTCAAAGCTTCATATGCTCATTGACACAGTAACTTCAAGTTACGACAAATTCTACTTTGGAGATGTTGCACGAGAAGCTTATGATTTCTTTTGGGGAGATTTTGCTGATTG GTACATAGAAGCTAGTAAAGCTCGCCTCTATCAGTCCGTAGATAACTCTTTAAGCTGTGCAGCGCAAGCAGTGCTTTTGTATGTTTTTGAGAACATATTGAAAATTCTGCATCCCTTCATGCCCTTCGTCACTGAGGCACTTTGGCAG GCAATACCCAACCAGAAAGAGCCTCTTATCATATCTTCGTGGCCTAGTACTTCACTTCCTTCACATTCAAACATGATAAAAAGATTCGAGAATTTTCAGGCTTTG ACAAGGGCTATTCGTAATGTGCGAGCAGAGTACTCTGTTGAGCCTGTAAAACGGATTTCTGCAACTATTGTTGCGAACCTCGATGTTATTGAATACATCTCT GAAGAAAAAGAAGTTCTAGCTCTTCTCTCCAAGTTGGACTTGCAAGCTTTGAATTTTGCAGAATCTGTTCCAG AAGATGCAAATCAGTCAGTTCACCTTGTTGCTAGTGAAGGTCTAGAAGCATATCTTCCTCTTGCTGATATGGTAGATGTCTCCGCTGAAATGCAGCGGCTTGAGAAGCGTCTTGTTAAGATGGAAGGCGAGTATAAAGGGATTAGAGCTCGCCTTGATTCTCCAAAG GTATGA